A window from Manis javanica isolate MJ-LG chromosome 10, MJ_LKY, whole genome shotgun sequence encodes these proteins:
- the TFCP2 gene encoding alpha-globin transcription factor CP2 isoform X7: MLDNRKLGELPEINGKLVKSIFRVVFHDRRLQYTEHQQLEGWRWNRPGDRILDIDIPMSVGIIDPRANPTQLNTVEFLWDPAKRTSVFIQVHCISTEFTMRKHGGEKGVPFRVQIDTFKENENGEYTEHLHSASCQIKVFKPKGADRKQKTDREKMEKRTPHEKEKYQPSYETTILTECSPWPEITYVNNSPSPGFNSSHSSFSLGEGNGSPNHQPEPPPPVTDVSLKLNNLLPTTTPQEAQQWLHRNRFSTFTRLFTNFSGADLLKLTRDDVIQICGPADGIRLFNALKGRMVRPRLTIYVCQESLQLREQQRKREDGDSDGTFFVYHAIYLEELTAAELTEKIAQLFSISPCQISQIYKQGPTGIHVLISDEMIQNFQEEACFILDTMKAETSDSYHIILK; the protein is encoded by the exons ATGCTAGACAATAGGAAACTTGGAGAGCTCCCAGAAATTAATGGCAAGTTGGTGAAG AGTATATTCCGTGTAGTGTTCCATGACAGACGGCTACAATACACCGAGCATCAGCAGCTGGAGGGCTGGAGGTGGAACCGACCTGGAGATAGAATTCTTGACATAG ATATACCAATGTCTGTGGGTATAATCGATCCTAGGGCTAATCCAACCCAACTGAACACAGTGGAATTCCTTTGGGACCCTGCAAAGAGGACATCTGTGTTTATTCAG gTGCACTGTATTAGCACAGAATTCACTATGAGGAAACAtggtggagaaaagggagtgCCATTCCGAGTACAAATAGATACCTTCAAGGAGAATGAAAACGGGGAATATACAGAGCACTTACACTCAGCTAGCTGCCAGATCAAAGTCTTCAAG CCTAAAGGTgcagatagaaaacaaaaaacagatagagaaaaaatggagaaacGGACACCTCATGAAAAGGAGAAATATCAACCTTCCTATGAGACAACTATCCTCACAGAG tgttctccatggcctgagatcaCATATGTCAATAATTCCCCATCACCTGGCTTCAATAGTTCCCATAGCAGTTTTTCTCTTGGGGAAGG AAATGGTTCACCAAATCACCAACCAGAGCCACCCCCACCAGTCACAGATGTAAGTCTAAAGTTAAAT aaCCTCTTGCCAACAACCACACCTCAGGAAGCTCAGCAGTGGTTGCATCGAAATCGTTTTTCTACATTCACAAGGCTTTTTACAAACTTCTCAG GGGCAGATTTATTGAAACTAACTAGAGATGATGTAATCCAAATCTGTGGCCCCGCAGATGGGATCAGACTTTTTAATGCACTAAAAGGCCG GATGGTGCGCCCGCGGCTGACCATTTATGTTTGTCAGGAATCCTTGCAGCTGAGGGAGCAGCAGCGGAAACGTGAGGATGGAGACTCAGACGGTACTTTCTTCG TGTACCATGCCATCTATCTTGAAGAACTGACAGCTGCTGAACTGACAGAAAAAATTGCTCAGCTTTTCAGCATTTCCCCTTGCCAGATCAGCCAGATCTACAAGCAGGGGCCAACAGGAATCCACGTGCTCATTAGTGATGAG aTGATACAAAACTTTCAGGAAGAAGCCTGTTTTATTCTGGATACAATGAAAG